AACAGACGATGCTTTAATATGATATTCCATAACCGTTTGGTGTATTAATTTAATAGCGCTAGCACTTCGTCTTTTGAAGGTACGCGCCCTTTTATTGTCACCACATTATCGATTACCAATGCTGGCGTTGTCATGACATCAAATTTCATAATTTCAATAATATCCTCAACTTTTTCAATGGTTGCCTCAATGTTGTTTTCTGAAACGACATCTCGAACAACGGTTGTCATTGTTTTACATTTTGGACATCCGGTGCCTAATATTTTAATTGTAGTCATAATATTCGGGTTCTTATACCAAAGATAAGCATCCGAAATATTAAAAAAGGTGATTTATGTTACACTAAAATTGAATTATTTTGTGTATTGTTTATGTACTAAATGACGTATTTACGAAGAGATTTTAGAAGAAAAACCTCTTTTATTCCCACTTTTTAATTAATTGAAGTACACCGCTTTTAATTCCGGCATAAAATGCTTCGTTTTTAAACTCGGGTATCATTTTTTCATTAATGACTTCTTTACAAATTTGGTCGGTTAAAATCAGCTCGGTTCCAGTTCCTGTTGCAATCCCAATCTCTCTACAAGGCTTGCATAACACTATGGTAAGTCCGTTGTTTTTTTCGGCCGTTCCAACGCCCCAACTTTGTCCTAAATTGGTTGCATATTTTTGAATGTTTTGATAAGGTTTTATACTGTGGATGGTGACAACCACAACTTGTCTTGTTGTTTCCATATCATAATAATGAAGAATTTTCGATAATTCTGCCTGTTGAGATTCTGTAAATACCTGTCCGTAATCATTTATTATGCCTATCGGTTTTGGAAACGCACTATTTTCTATTCCCAAATATTCATATTCCGGCGTCAATTTTTCAGTTTCGGTATCTTGAGCATTTCCTTTGCAAGAGCATATATTTAAAGCCAAGAAAATCAATACTATTTTTGTGCTTATTTTCATTTTATGTAATACTGACGTTAGTAACTTTAATTTGATTTTCTCTTTTTTTCATGGCTTGAAAGTAAAGTTAATCTATTAATTTTCTGGAAACCACCATCCATTTTGTTCTTTCCTATATTCCTTTCCATTATCATCTAAAATTGTTATTTCGCAAACGTATGGATTTTCAATAAACCGTTTATCGTGAGAACACGCTCTGCTTAAAGCTAAATCAAATTCAATTAACATTTTTGCCGATTTTACATATTCCATGGAAGAGCCACTATTTTCAACTAATTTTGGAAATGATTTGTTCCAATAACCAATAGATTGTAGAATTTTCAATGTGAGCAATTCTTTTGGATACGATTTATCATTCAAAATATCTACTTCAAGTCGGTTTAGTTTTGTTTTTCGCATTTCTTTAAGTAAAAGCCCCAAGAAATAATCTGTTTCTATAAAATTCATCAAACTCACAAATGAATGTCCAAAATTATGAGAAACGCTTTTCAAGGTTTTACGACTAGCCATTTTTTTGTGCTGTTTAATAAATTGTATCCACCTAATATATAATATTCATATTACACATCCCAAAAAAACAATTCAAAAATAAAAAGACCATTGTAGCTTACTTCTACCTTTCCAAACTATTTAAATGATTAGCCAAAGCGACACCCATACTAAAACAACCTTGTAATAAATAACCACCAGTGGGCGCATACCAATCTAGCATTTCGCCAATGGCATAGGTATTTTGTATTTTTTTACATTGAAAATTGGTATCAACTTCATCTAAAGCTATCCCGCCTAAAGACGAAATAGCTTCATCTAAAGGACCTGCCGAGGTAATAACCACCGGAACCGCTTTAATAGTTTGCACCAACACATCGGGATTCGAAAAGGTGTTTTTATCTGTAAATTGTTTTAACAAACCAATAGCTGTTCTATCGAGGTTTAAATCGTTTTTAAGAATATCGGTAACTTTAGAACGTCGTGCATTTTTATACTTACTTCGTATTTGATTAACCGTCATTTTAGGTTTTAAATCTAAGTAGATAATCACTTCTTTTTCTGTAAGTAATCGATCTTGTATTTTTTGACTAAGCGCATAAATAGCGTTGCCTTCCAACCCGAATTTAGAAATTACCAACTCCCCTTTTGCTAATATATTATTAAAAGTAAGTGCTATATTTTTTAAAGGTTTCCCTTCGTGAATGCTTATAAAATCGGTTTGCCAATTAACACCAAAAGCACAATTTGCAGCTCTAAAAGGCAGAACATTTATATGGCGTTTTTCAAACTTAGATTTCCATGAACCTGTGGAACCTGTAACTTTCCAACTTGCACCTCCTAATGCAAAAACTACAACATCTGAAGTTACAGTAGCTTCATTTTCAAAAGTTAAATCGCCTTGCGTATTCCAGCCCGTCCATTTTGTATTAAATTTAAATTGAACGCCTCGTGCCGCAACATAATCTACAATGGTTTTAAGTACTTCTATGGGCTTTACGCCTTGCTTTGGAAACACTCGATTACTAGAGCCTACAAAGGTTGAAATACCGAGTTGATTGAGCCAATTTATAAAATCTTGATTATTAAACTCACGGATAATAGGCGCCATGAATGCACTAGGATGATATTGCTGTATTAACGCATCTTCCGAAGTACTAAACGTGAGGTTTAAGCCGCCTTCTCCGGCTACAAGAAACTTACGTCCGCCCGTTTTTTTCTTTTCGTAAATAGTTACGCTATATTTTGCAGTATCTATTTGTGCCGCAAGCATAAATGCTGCTGGACCTCCGCCAATAATGGATACCTGTTTCATCTAAAAAAAGTAAAAGGTTTTAAATGAAATGCCCCGTTTGGGAATATGGTGTTATGCTGTGTCATATTTCGAAAATCTCAAGCTGAAAGCCGAAACTTAAGCATATAAATTGACTCTTAAAAATTTAGATAGTTGAATCATGTATTAATTTCAGATTTAGCGATAATTACTCATCTGTAGTTCTCTTCAAATTTATAAAAAAAGTAAAGCTCAAAAACAATGATGCTTTTGAGCTTTTACAATATTATTTTTATGCTTCCGTGTAAACGAAAACAAACAAATCTACTATATTCTACAACTGAAATATTTTTTCCATAAGCATCCACTTCTCGCCTTCTTTGGCCATTGGTAGCGCTTGTTGGTAGTTCCACATAAATGTTTCCCATTCTTGAACTTTAGGATTATTAGCATCCATATCATTCTTCTTTTCAAATGAAAAACTATCGTTTACCATCATAATCATGAATAAACGATTTCCTACTAAATAAATTTCTAAATCTTCTATACCAGAATCTTTAATACTCTTTATAATTTCTGGCCACACCTTTTGATGAGTCACTTTATAATCTTCTATTAATTTAGCATCATCTACTAAATCTAAAGCAAAACAATGTTTTTTCATAATATAACTTTTCAACTCAATTTAAGCGACAGTTCCTTCGTGGTTCTTAAAAACATGCATACCATACCAAGCAATATAAACAAAGCATACTAAAGGTAGTACGAACGAAAAATTAACCTCGGCAACCCCCATTATTGTAGTATCGGCAACACCGCTTCCGCCAGCATCAATAATCATACCTTGTAACATTGGTAATAAGGCGCCACCAACAATGGCCATTACTAATCCTGCAGAACCTACTTTAGATTGCTCCTCGGTTAAATCGTTTAATGCAATACCATAAATAGTTGGGAACATTAAAGACATACAAAATGATATACCTACTACACAATACAAACCAAAAATGCCTTCTACAAACATGCCACCTGCAACACATGCCATGGCTAAGAGTGCAAATGTCATTAATAATTTGCCCGGACTCATAACCCGTAACATGGCTGTACCTACAATTCTACCTACTGTAAATAATACAAAGGCAATAAATTGATAAGCAAATACATCTATTTTCTCGTAACCAGGAACATCGGCATTCGATAAATCGATAGCTTCTGCATATTGGTAAATGTACGTCCACGTCATAATTTGTGCACCAACATATAATATTTGTGCTACAACACCTAAAACGTATTTACTGTTAGATCCTAATTTTTTAAAGGTATGTCCTAAACTTGGCATAACACCTTCTTCTTTAGATTGCGGCATTTTGCTGACTAAAAACAACACAAATACCACCGAAATCACTAAACCTAAAACAACATAAGGATCGCGGATTACTGCTAAATCGGCTACTTTTATCATGGCTCTTTTAGCATCGTCTAATGCGCTAAAATCTGCAATA
The window above is part of the Algibacter sp. L3A6 genome. Proteins encoded here:
- a CDS encoding NAD(P)/FAD-dependent oxidoreductase, encoding MKQVSIIGGGPAAFMLAAQIDTAKYSVTIYEKKKTGGRKFLVAGEGGLNLTFSTSEDALIQQYHPSAFMAPIIREFNNQDFINWLNQLGISTFVGSSNRVFPKQGVKPIEVLKTIVDYVAARGVQFKFNTKWTGWNTQGDLTFENEATVTSDVVVFALGGASWKVTGSTGSWKSKFEKRHINVLPFRAANCAFGVNWQTDFISIHEGKPLKNIALTFNNILAKGELVISKFGLEGNAIYALSQKIQDRLLTEKEVIIYLDLKPKMTVNQIRSKYKNARRSKVTDILKNDLNLDRTAIGLLKQFTDKNTFSNPDVLVQTIKAVPVVITSAGPLDEAISSLGGIALDEVDTNFQCKKIQNTYAIGEMLDWYAPTGGYLLQGCFSMGVALANHLNSLER
- the fucP gene encoding L-fucose:H+ symporter permease encodes the protein MNTTPKIPVVSKKVLIPFILVTSLFALWGFANAVTDPMVNAFKKVLELTNTQASWVQMAFYGGYFCMALPAAMFMRKYSYKVGVLIGLGLYAGGALLFYPAAITEQFWFFCLGLYVLTFGLAFLETAANPYILAMGARETATQRLNLAQSVNPVGLIAGLLVAKYFVYDKLQSDDIADFSALDDAKRAMIKVADLAVIRDPYVVLGLVISVVFVLFLVSKMPQSKEEGVMPSLGHTFKKLGSNSKYVLGVVAQILYVGAQIMTWTYIYQYAEAIDLSNADVPGYEKIDVFAYQFIAFVLFTVGRIVGTAMLRVMSPGKLLMTFALLAMACVAGGMFVEGIFGLYCVVGISFCMSLMFPTIYGIALNDLTEEQSKVGSAGLVMAIVGGALLPMLQGMIIDAGGSGVADTTIMGVAEVNFSFVLPLVCFVYIAWYGMHVFKNHEGTVA
- a CDS encoding TPM domain-containing protein — protein: MKISTKIVLIFLALNICSCKGNAQDTETEKLTPEYEYLGIENSAFPKPIGIINDYGQVFTESQQAELSKILHYYDMETTRQVVVVTIHSIKPYQNIQKYATNLGQSWGVGTAEKNNGLTIVLCKPCREIGIATGTGTELILTDQICKEVINEKMIPEFKNEAFYAGIKSGVLQLIKKWE
- a CDS encoding thioredoxin family protein, whose product is MTTIKILGTGCPKCKTMTTVVRDVVSENNIEATIEKVEDIIEIMKFDVMTTPALVIDNVVTIKGRVPSKDEVLALLN
- a CDS encoding L-rhamnose mutarotase; translation: MKKHCFALDLVDDAKLIEDYKVTHQKVWPEIIKSIKDSGIEDLEIYLVGNRLFMIMMVNDSFSFEKKNDMDANNPKVQEWETFMWNYQQALPMAKEGEKWMLMEKIFQL